In the genome of Anabaena cylindrica PCC 7122, the window CCTCGCTTGCGGGGAGGGGGTTGGGGGTGGGGTTTTTGTACCTCACTCAACCAATAACCGCTATAATAAAACTCTTGTGAGGGAGGACAGGGATTGCCCGCCCTAGTGTATGCTGTGAAAAGTTATGATTAATGTATCAAATATTTTTTGACTGCATCCTAAACTTCCCCTTAGTAAGAAGAGGGAAATTGCTGTTATTATTTCCCCTTTACCTAGTAATTTGTGTTGATTGCAGAATAGCATTAAATATTGGTAAATATTTCTCTGCTAATGGTTTTAAAGTTGCCGCATTGATTAAGTAAAAAGCAGAATCATCTAATTTGATTAAAGATTGTACTTGGGATAGCCGCAACCCCGTATTTTCTTCCGTCCACTCATAGTATCTTACATAGGCAGGGTGATTTGCTATTTGAAACTGTTCTTCCTTGATTAGTTGAAATTCATTATAATCCTGTGCCATCTCTTCCACTGATTCTTTAATCAATGTTTCAAACCAACCAGAATTAGTATTATCAGGTTCTGCTAATGTGTAACTCATTGTAGAACGATACTCATCGAAATACTCTTCAAAACCAGTTTCTGGTTCTCCAAAGATTCTAAATTGCAATTCACTAATAATTTCTCCACTCCAGTTTTCAGGTACGGAAATAGATATTCCGATTTCCTCATGGGAATAAGTTGCCATTGGGGGTAATTCTGCCATATTTTCCTCGCTTTTGTGATGA includes:
- a CDS encoding PsbP-related protein, with the translated sequence MHHKSEENMAELPPMATYSHEEIGISISVPENWSGEIISELQFRIFGEPETGFEEYFDEYRSTMSYTLAEPDNTNSGWFETLIKESVEEMAQDYNEFQLIKEEQFQIANHPAYVRYYEWTEENTGLRLSQVQSLIKLDDSAFYLINAATLKPLAEKYLPIFNAILQSTQITR